One stretch of Arachis duranensis cultivar V14167 chromosome 1, aradu.V14167.gnm2.J7QH, whole genome shotgun sequence DNA includes these proteins:
- the LOC107477442 gene encoding mitochondrial carnitine/acylcarnitine carrier-like protein — translation MGDVAKDLTAGTVGGAAQLICGHPFDTIKVKLQSQPTPVPGQSPKYSGAIDAVKKTLAAEGPRGLYKGMGAPLATVAAFNAVLFTVRGQMEALVRTQPGAPLSVSQQFVCGAGAGVAVSFLACPTELVKCRLQAQSALAGTGTAAVAAVKYGGPMDVARQVLRSEGGMRGLFKGLIPTMGREIPGNAIMFGVYEAIKQMLAGGPDTSGLGRGSLILAGGVAGASFWFMVYPTDVVKSVIQVDDYKNPKFSGSFDAFRKIQASEGLKGLYKGFGPAMARSVPANAACFLAYEMTRSALG, via the exons ATGGGAGACGTGGCGAAGGACCTCACGGCAGGGACGGTGGGAGGGGCGGCGCAGCTAATATGCGGCCACCCCTTCGACACCATAAAGGTGAAGCTGCAGAGCCAGCCTACACCAGTACCCGGTCAGTCTCCAAAGTATTCAGGTGCAATTGATGCTGTGAAGAAGACACTAGCAGCTGAAGGTCCAAGAGGCTTGTACAAAGGGATGGGGGCCCCACTTGCAACCGTTGCAGCCTTCAATGCGGTGCTGTTTACGGTTAGAGGACAGATGGAAGCATTGGTCAGGACCCAACCTGGTGCTCCCCTCTCAGTTAGCCAGCAGTTTGTTTGCGGCGCCGGCGCCGGCGTTGCTGTTTCCTTCCTTGCTTGCCCCACTGAACTTGTCAAATGCAG GCTGCAAGCACAAAGCGCACTTGCTGGGACCGGAACAGCGGCGGTGGCTGCCGTGAAGTACGGAGGACCAATGGACGTGGCGAGGCAAGTTCTAAGATCAGAAGGCGGCATGAGAGGCCTTTTCAAAGGCTTGATTCCGACCATGGGCCGCGAGATACCGGGAAACGCCATAATGTTTGGTGTCTACGAAGCAATCAAGCAAATGCTTGCAGGGGGCCCTGACACTTCCGGACTAGGCAGAGGATCTCTGATTCTAGCCGGCGGCGTGGCTGGAGCCTCCTTTTGGTTCATGGTGTATCCAACCGACGTTGTTAAGAGTGTGATCCAAGTTGATGATTACAAGAACCCAAAGTTTTCTGGCTCCTTTGATGCTTTTAGAAAGATTCAAGCTTCGGAGGGTTTAAAAGGCCTTTATAAGGGTTTCGGGCCGGCCATGGCGCGAAGCGTTCCGGCCAACGCCGCCTGCTTCTTGGCATATGAGATGACAAGATCAGCTCTTGGATGA
- the LOC127747487 gene encoding probable serine/threonine-protein kinase PBL23, whose protein sequence is MSCFAWCNTSDPRIKRSLRRSIGDYHGGKTLAAFANMSFKTDSGKRKFIEEIARLGKGNITSKAFSFRELCAATQNFHPSNVIGEGGFGRVYKGYLKSTDQVVAVKQLDRNGFQGNREFFVEVLVLSLLKHPNLVNLVGYCAEGEQRILVYEYMVNGSLEDHLLDIDPDRTPLDWQTRIKIAEGAAKGLEYLHEIANPPVIYRDFKASNILLDENFNPKLSDFGLAKVGILGDEMAQVSTRVMGTYGYCAPEYASTGQLTIKSDVYSFGVVFLEMITGRRVIDNSRKTEEANLVLWAQPLLRDRRKFVQIADPLLENKYPIKGLYQALAIAAMCLQEEAETRPWISDVVTALSFLATKKVDGDASLNDNCTQGGDFNGDNNSNDDENSDDGNNNKNKIYDGYGDNDKDKDINNNIDNDNNDDNDDVKENKG, encoded by the exons ATGAGTTGCTTTGCATGGTGTAATACATCAGACCCAAGGATTAAGAGGTCATTGAGGAGGAGCATTGGGGATTACCATGGAGGAAAAACTCTTGCAGCATTTGCCAACATGTCTTTTAAAACtg ATAGTGGCAAGAGAAAATTTATAGAGGAGATAGCAAGACTTGGAAAAGGGAATATTACCTCAAAAGCTTTTTCATTTAGAGAACTATGTGCTGCAACTCAAAACTTTCACCCTTCcaatgtgattggtgaaggagGCTTTGGTAGGGTTTACAAAGGATACCTTAAAAGCACAGATCAA GTTGTTGCTGTGAAGCAACTTGACAGGAATGGATTTCAAGGGAATAGGGAATTTTTTGTTGAGGTTTTGGTTTTGAGTCTTTTGAAACACCCTAACCTTGTCAACTTGGTAGGGTATTGTGCTGAAGGTGAACAAAGGATTTTGGTGTATGAATACATGGTTAATGGTTCTTTAGAGGATCATTTACTTG ACATCGATCCAGATAGAACACCATTAGATTGGCAAACTAGAATAAAAATTGCAGAAGGTGCAGCGAAAGGACTCGAATACTTGCACGAAATAGCAAATCCTCCGGTAATATACCGTGATTTTAAAGCATCAAATATTCTTTTAGACGAAAATTTCAATCCAAAGCTATCTGATTTTGGACTCGCAAAAGTTGGTATACTTGGTGATGAAATGGCACAAGTATCCACAAGGGTCATGGGAACCTATGGCTATTGCGCACCCGAATATGCATCCACAGGACAATTGACTATAAAATCAGATGTTTATAGTTTTGGAGTTGTGTTCTTGGAAATGATCACAGGAAGAAGAGTGATTGATAATTCGCGAAAAACAGAGGAAGCAAACTTAGTCCTTTGG GCACAACCACTTCTAAGAGACAGAAGAAAATTTGTACAAATAGCAGATCCATTGCTAGAAAATAAATACCCCATAAAGGGTTTGTACCAAGCTCTAGCAATAGCAGCAATGTGTCTTCAAGAGGAAGCTGAAACAAGGCCATGGATCAGTGATGTGGTTACTGCTCTTTCCTTTTTAGCAACCAAGAAGGTGGACGGAGATGCTTCCTTAAACGACAATTGTACTCAAGGTGGCGATTTTAATGGAGACAACAATTCGAATGACGACGAAAATAGCGACGATggcaataataataagaataaaatttatgaCGGATACGGAGACAacgataaagataaagatattaataataatattgacaATGACAACAacgatgataatgatgatgttaAGGAAAATAAAGGATAG
- the LOC127746727 gene encoding DNA polymerase I A, chloroplastic/mitochondrial: protein MAMGLSTHRTPLIRPYCPSCFRVALSFFASQSHHNRRKNNILQISTAYRNSLKDSYCKKRGNFGSNKCNSMEYNHKFLHKIPVNISSRKFSTASTAGLASWNPRLSGISADSKICSRSRKAWEEATNKIQESKMICNGLNRFHQSNSSYESNTLSSNDFEAIPKNLRCNIELQGRGGPASPSVLNNSNVFVENEEFCTQSFVSSLDTAEAAVPIINGNHGLDTTAKAAANTTSTIQEYRTTKSKLKDKLCSIYEDILVVDNISLAEKVAKMLTVNYRHLIHACDTEVAKIDVKQETPVDHGEIICFSIYSGPEADFGGGKSCIWVDVLDGGGQEIFDKFAKFFKDPSIKKVWHNYSFDCHVIENYGFKVSGFYADTMHMARLWDSSRRWVGGYSLEALTGDREVMSRTMLTCEKDLIGKVSMKTIFGQKKVKKDGSEGKIVNIAPVEVLQRDERIPWICYSSLDARSTLKLYESLKNHLLDMPWKFDGVRVSNKTMYDFYKEYWQPFGELLVKMESEGVLVDQFHLQEIEKVAKAQQEAAVNRFRKWASRYCPDAKYMNVGSDVQLRILLFGGTVNRRNHDEMIPTERIFKIPNVDKVIEEGKKAPTKYRDIKLTSIGYPLRTEMYTSSGWPSVSGDALKVLAGKVSAEYDFDDFDDDCDLELDDDFRNSCQTEVKPVEIEKSAYGTALAAFPTMEEGREACHAIASLCEVCSIDSLISNFILPLQGCNILGKDHRIHCSININTETGRLSARRPSLQNQPALEKDRYKIRQAFIAAPGNSLIVADYGQLELRILAHLANCKSMLEAFEAGGDFHSRTAMNMYPYICDAVNEKQVLLEWHPQPGEDKPPVPLLKDAFASERRKAKMLNFSIAYGKTPIGLSKDWKVSVKEAKKTVDLWYNDRKEVLKWQEERKKEALESSCVYTLLGRCRRFPSVDQATNYQKGHIERAAINTPVQGSAADVAMCAMLQIWNNEQLKDLGWKLLLQVHDEVILEGPTESAEVAKAIVVECMSKPFNGKNILKVGLSVDAKCAQNWYAGK from the exons ATGGCTATGGGGCTCTCAACTCACAGAACCCCTTTGATAAGACCATATTGCCCTTCTTGCTTCCGTGTTGCTCTCTCCTTCTTTGCTTCTCAGTCACACCACAACAG GAGAAAAAACAATATTCTCCAAATCAGCACTGCATATAGGAACTCTCTGAAAGACTCATACTGTAAGAAGAGAGGGAATTTTGGGTCGAATAAATGTAACAGTATGGAGTATAACCATAAATTTCTACACAAGATTCCAGTTAATATTTCATCAAGGAAATTTTCAACTGCGTCAACGGCCGGTTTGGCTTCTTGGAATCCGAGATTGTCCGGAATTTCTGCTGATAGCAAAATATGTTCTCGTAGTAGGAAGGCGTGGGAAGAGGCAACAAATAAGATACAGGAAAGTAAAATGATATGCAATGGACTGAACAGGTTTCACCAGAGCAATTCTAGTTATGAATCTAATACATTATCTTCCAATGATTTTGAGGCTATTCCGAAGAATTTGAGGTGCAATATTGAGCTACAGGGTCGCGGTGGACCTGCCTCGCCTTCTGTGTTGAACAATTCAAATGTTTTCGTAGAGAATGAAGAATTTTGCACCCAGTCGTTCGTATCTTCACTTGATACAGCTGAAGCGGCTGTTCCTATAATTAATGGCAATCATGGCTTGGATACAACTGCGAAGGCTGCAGCTAACACAACATCTACTATACAGGAATATCGTACCACTAAATCGAAACTTAAAGACAAGCTCTGTAGTATCTACGAAGATATATTGGTTGTTGATAATATTTCTCTTGCAGAGAAAGTAGCAAAGATGCTTACAGTAAATTACAGGCATCTTATTCATGCTTGTGATACTGAG GTGGCCAAGATAGATGTCAAGCAAGAAACACCTGTAGATCATGGAGAGATAATATGCTTCAGTATATATTCAGGACCAGAAGCTGATTTTGGAGGTGGAAAATCCTGTATCTGGGTAGATGTTCTTGATGGTGGGGGCCAAGAGATTTTTGATAAATTTGCCAAGTTTTTTAAAGATCCCTCCATAAAAAAG GTCTGGCATAACTATAGCTTTGATTGTCATGTTATAGAGAACTACGGATTTAAGGTTTCTGGATTTTATGCTGACACAATGCACATGGCACGACTGTGGGATTCATCAAGACGTTGGGTCGGTGGTTATTCTCTTGAAGCACTTACAGGTGACAGAGAGGTCATGTCTAGGACCATGCTGACTTGTGAAAAGGATTTGATAGGTAAGGTGTCAATGAAAACTATATTTGGTCAGAAAAAGGTGAAGAAGGATGGTTCAGAGGGTAAAATCGTTAATATTGCTCCCGTTGAAGTGCTTCAAAGAGATGAACGTATACCTTGGATATGTTACTCATCCTTGGATGCTAGAAGCACTCTAAAGCTTTATGAGAGTCTAAAGAATCATCTATTGGATATGCCTTGGAAATTCGATGGAGTACGTGTTTCAAATAAAACTATGTATGATTTCTATAAGGAATATTGGCAGCCATTCGGTGAGCTTCTAGTGAAAATGGAATCTGAGGGAGTGCTAGTTGATCAGTTTCATCTTCAAGAGATTGAAAAAGTGGCTAAAGCACAGCAAGAGGCCGCTGTTAATAGATTCCGAAAATGGGCATCTAGGTATTGCCCTGATGCCAAGTATATGAATGTGGGGAGTGATGTACAGTTGCGGATACTGCTCTTTGGTGGCACGGTTAACAG GAGAAACCATGACGAGATGATCCCGACTGAGCGGATTTTCAAAATTCCCAATGTGGATAAAGTGAttgaagaaggaaagaaggcTCCAACAAAATATCGTGATATTAAGTTAACTAGCATTGGCTATCCCCTGCGGACTGAGATGTACACGAGTAGTGGTTGGCCTTCAGTTAGCGGTGATGCTTTGAAGGTCTTGGCTGGCAAAGTTTCTGCAGAATATGACTTTGATGACTTTGATGACGATTGTGACTTGGAACTTGAtgatgattttcgaaattcttgtcAAACTGAAGTTAAACCTGTAGAAATAGAAAAATCTGCTTACGGAACAGCCCTTGCTGCTTTTCCAACAATGGAAGAAGGGAGAGAAGCCTGCCATGCAATTGCTTCTTTATGTGAAGTCTGTTCAATTGATTCTCTGATTTCTAACTTCATCCTTCCCTTGCAG GGATGCAATATATTAGGAAAGGACCACCGTATTCATTGTTCCATAAATATCAATACTGAGACAGGACGCTTATCAGCAAGAAGGCCGAGTCTGCAG AATCAACCCGCTCTGGAAAAGGACCGTTACAAAATTCGTCAAGCATTCATAGCTGCTCCTGGGAATTCTCTCATAGTTGCTGATTACGGTCAG tTGGAACTTAGGATCCTTGCACATCTTGCTAACTGTAAGAGCATGTTGGAAGCCTTTGAAGCTGGCGGAGATTTCCATTCAAGAACTGCAATGAATATGTACCCATATATTTGTGATGCAGTTAACGAGaagcaagtgcttcttgagtGGCATCCGCAGCCTGGTGAAGACAAACCCCCAGTTCCACTCCTGAAG GATGCCTTTGCTTCTGAAAGAAGGAAAGCTAAAATGCTTAACTTCTCGATTGCATATGGAAAGACGCCAATCGGGCTTTCTAAGGATTGGAAG GTTTCTGTGAAAGAAGCGAAGAAAACAGTTGACCTTTGGTACAATGATCGAAAAGAGGTGCTGAAATGGCAAGAGGAACGTAAGAAAGAAGCTCTCGAGTCTAGTTGTGTTTACACATTGCTTGGGCGATGTCGTCGGTTCCCTTCGGTTGACCAAGCTACCAACTATCAGAAAGGTCACATCGAGCGAGCAGCTATTAATACTCCAGTGCAG GGTAGTGCAGCAGATGTTGCCATGTGTGCTATGTTACAAATTTGGAATAATGAACAGTTGAAGGACCTTGGATGGAAGTTACTTCTACAG GTTCATGATGAAGTCATATTGGAAGGGCCAACAGAGTCGGCTGAGGTTGCGAAAGCCATAGTGGTTGAATGCATGTCAAAGCCCTTTAATGGCAAGAATATTCTTAAAGTCGGCCTCTCTGTGGACGCCAAGTGTGCTCAAAACTGGTATGCCGGGAAATAG
- the LOC127741296 gene encoding LOW QUALITY PROTEIN: TORTIFOLIA1-like protein 1 (The sequence of the model RefSeq protein was modified relative to this genomic sequence to represent the inferred CDS: inserted 1 base in 1 codon) gives MSSQTHTRTSKPTTKPSQQQHSASKTPHSHSSSSTPSTTTTNASSLSTHLAMVELKQRILTSISKLSDRDTHQIAIEDLEKTILTLSPESIPMILNSLYDAASAXPLTKILAAVVRRLKDADSGIREACREAVGALAAQYLRGGSNGNGNGGGDNGAGVGSVVALFVRPLFEAMGEQNKGVQAGAAACLAKMVESAAGGGGGGGVLVPAFQKICPRICKLLGSPNFLAKAAILPVVSSLSQVGAITPQSLEHLLPSIHDCLTSTDWATRKAAADALSSLALHSRGLVADGAASTVAVLEDCRFDKIKPVRDSMTEALQLWKNIAGKGDGPPDDSKPVSGDGDKSSASPLPETSAKLNLGDRKIDPSAKESPAGTSDVDSTGKAKAAGISEKAVVILKKKAPALSDKELNPEFFQKLERRGSDDLPVEVVLPRRGLNSSSSNNEEESGANAKDSKERNIPNHMLDRGNDRNSKQHSFDDFAPDKRMNAKELRAKAFDTDDRTEIDQREGSSNLAGQSEVSFSNNRGNWLAIQRQLLQLERQQVHLMNMLQDFMGGSHDGMVTLENRVRGLERIVEDMSRDLSISSGRRGSNFTGFEGSSRPSSKYNGFNDYSTAKYGRGGDGRTPFSERFSQADGNALGMRGRGPSWRSDTSEGWDFPGYGASRNGQISTRRAFGGSSVDARSPKSVPEGDQGGSRRAWDKAALPIRLGEGPSARSVWQASKDEATLEAIRVAGEDNGTARATRVAIPEMTAEAMADDNVGQDRDAIWTSWSNAMHALQVGDIDSAFAEVLSTADDLLLVKLMDRTGPVIDQLSNEIACEIMPAIGQFLLDQNLHDICFSWIQQLLEIVLDNGPETFGIPMEVKKELLLNLHEASSADTAEEWEGMPPDQLLLQLASAWEIDLQQHDK, from the exons ATGAGTTCCCAGACTCATACTCGAACCTCTAAACCCACAACAAAACCCTCTCAACAACAACACTCTGCATCAAAAACACCACACTCacactcttcttcttcaacgccttcaacaacaacaacaaatgcTTCCTCTCTATCTACCCACCTTGCTATGGTGGAACTCAAACAGAGGATCCTAACTTCCATTTCCAAGCTCTCGGACCGAGACACACACCAGATCGCAATTGAAGACCTCGAAAAGACCATTTTGACCCTCTCCCCTGAATCAATTCCAATGATACTCAACTCCCTATACGACGCCGCATCAG GACCCCTTACGAAGATCCTCGCTGCCGTCGTTCGCCGCCTCAAGGATGCTGATTCCGGCATCCGTGAGGCGTGCCGTGAGGCAGTTGGAGCACTTGCCGCTCAGTATTTGAGAGGAGGAAGCAATGGCAATGGTAATGGTGGTGGTGATAATGGTGCTGGAGTTGGTTCGGTTGTGGCGTTGTTTGTGAGGCCGTTGTTTGAGGCGATGGGAGAGCAGAACAAGGGAGTTCAGGCTGGTGCCGCGGCTTGTTTGGCGAAGATGGTGGAATCTGCCGCcggcggtggtggtggtggtggggtGCTGGTGCCGGCGTTCCAGAAGATTTGTCCGAGGATCTGTAAGCTGCTTGGAAGCCCTAATTTCTTGGCGAAGGCTGCAATCTTGCCTGTTGTTTCCAGCTTGTCGCAG GTTGGAGCAATTACACCACAAAGCTTGGAACACTTGCTTCCTAGCATTCATGACTGCCTTACCAGTACTGATTGGGCAACACGTAAAGCAGCGGCTGACGCGTTAAGTTCCTTGGCTCTGCACTCTAGGGGTTTGGTTGCCGATGGAGCAGCATCGACAGTAGCAGTACTGGAGGATTGCCGGTTTGACAAG ATAAAACCTGTGAGAGACAGCATGACGGAGGCATTGCAATTGTGGAAAAATATTGCAGGGAAAGGAGATGGACCCCCTGATGATTCAAAGCCTGTATCTGGTG ATGGTGACAAATCTAGTGCATCTCCTTTACCAGAAACAAGTGCAAAATTAAATCTTGGGGACAGGAAGATTGATCCTTCAGCAAAGGAGTCGCCCGCAGGTACTTCAGATGTGGATTCCACTGGCAAAGCAAAAGCAGCTGGCATCTCAGAGAAAGCAGTtgtaatattaaaaaagaaagcacCTGCCTTAAGTGATAAAGAATTAAACCCAGAATTTTTCCAGAAACTTGAAAGAAGGGGTTCGGATGATTTGCCAGTGGAAGTAGTTCTTCCTCGGAGAGGTCTCAATTCTTCAAGCTCAAACAATGAGGAGGAATCTGGGGCTAATGCTAAAGATTCAAAAGAGAGAAACATCCCCAATCACATGTTAGACAGAGGCAATGATAGAAATTCCAAACAACATAGTTTTGATGATTTTGCACCTGATAAGAGGATGAATGCAAAAGAACTGAGGGCAAAAGCATTTGATACTGATGATAGAACTGAAATTGATCAAAGGGAGGGTTCTTCAAATCTTGCCGGTCAATCAGAAGTATCCTTCTCTAATAACAGGGGAAACTGGTTGGCCATCCAGAGGCAGCTACTGCAGCTAGAAAGGCAACAGGTTCATTTGATGAACATGCTGCAG GATTTCATGGGTGGATCTCATGATGGCATGGTGACACTAGAGAACAGAGTTCGAGGTCTAGAAAGAATTGTTGAAGACATGTCACGTGATTTATCGATATCATCTGGTCGTAGAGGTAGTAACTTCACAGGGTTTGAGGGGTCCAGTAGGCCTTCTAGCAAGTATAATGGTTTTAATGACTATTCCACTGCTAAATATGGAAGAGGTGGTGATGGACGTACTCCATTTAGCGAAAGATTTTCTCAAGCAGATGGAAATGCATTAGGTATGAGGGGAAGAGGGCCATCTTGGAGATCTGACACGTCTGAGGGATGGGATTTTCCTGGGTATGGTGCTTCCAGAAATGGGCAGATTTCCACACGGAGGGCTTTTGGTGGTAGTTCTGTTGATGCGAGATCACCAAAATCAGTTCCTGAAGGTGATCAAGGGGGCAGCAGGAGAGCTTGGGATAAAGCAGCACTGCCCATTCGGCTTGGAGAGGGGCCTTCTGCAAGAAGTGTCTGGCAAGCTTCCAAGGATGAAGCTACCTTGGAAGCGATTCGGGTTGCTGGGGAGGACAATGGAACAGCTCGAGCAACAAGAGTTGCAATCCCCGAAATGACTGCAGAAGCTATGGCTGATGACAATGTTGGACAAGATAGGGATGCCATCTGGACTTCTTGGAGCAATGCAATGCATGCCCTTCAAGTGGGTGATATTGATTCGGCCTTCGCAGAAGTGTTATCCACTGCAGATGATCTTTTGCTTGTAAAACTTATGGATAGAACGGGTCCTGTAATTGACCAACTTTCAAATGAGATTGCCTGTGAGATTATGCCTGCCATCGGACAATTCTTGCTGGACCAGAACCTGCATGATATCTGCTTCTCTTGGATTCAACAG TTGTTGGAGATAGTGTTGGATAATGGTCCCGAAACCTTTGGGATTCCAATGGAAGTTAAGAAAGAGCTCTTGCTGAATTTGCATGAAGCTTCCTCAGCTGACACAGCTGAGGAATGGGAAGGTATGCCACCAGATCAACTTCTCTTGCAGTTGGCCTCGGCCTGGGAAATCGATCTGCAGCAGCATGACAAATAG